The genomic DNA TTCGGTCGCGGTCTACGAAAGTGGCTACCGCGAATTGATCGAGGGAACGTTGTCGGCGCTGCCCGATGTTCGCGTTGTCGTTTGCGAACCGTTTGTGCTGCGATGTGGTGCGGTCAACGACAAGTGGTTCCCCGAATTCGATCAGCGACGCGAGGCGGCGCTTCGCGTTGCCGATTCGATGAGCCTGACGGTGGTTCCGTTTCAGCAGATGTTCGACAAAGCGATCGACGACGCCCCGCCGGCCTACTGGGCTGCCGATGGCGTCCATCCAACCCTGGCCGGTCACACGCTGATGGCGAAGACCTGGCGAGAAACCGTCGGCGTCTAAGACGTTGTCGAGAAAAGGATATCGCTAACAATCGCTTCACCGCGTGGGAGTCTTCCCCACGCGGTTTCTTTTTTGAGGCGTTTTCAGTCGATGTGGCCGGTGGGCTTGTCCTGCACGCCCGCAATGAGTTGCTGGCGTGCCCCAACGAGAAGGATCGATCGACGACTATTCGTCGATCACATCGGCCATTTCGAAGTCTTGTTCGACCGCTTCGTTTTCGGGGAAATCGAACGACTTAATGTAGCTTTTGCCCTCGCCGATCGGCGTCCCATAGGGCGCGTATTCGGGGTTGGCATCGACGCCGCTGAAGCCCTGGATCGAGACGATTTGAGGCCCGCCGGTGAAGCCAGTTCCTTCCGTTGCGGAATCAAATTTTCCGTCGACGATCGTTGCCGATCCCGCAGCTCCCGAGTTGCCTTTGGAGGTATCCGGTTCAAACATGATCGTGCCATGTTTGACCGGCTGCCCTTGGTAGGTCACCGTGCCAGAGATCGGGTAGCGTTCGATGCCCGAAGGACCGCACCCGATCATCATCATGATCAACGGGATAACGGACGCCAAACGGAACAACGGACATGACGCACCGCAGGGGCGCGGTGCTTTTTGGATTTGGAAGTGTAGATCTATCATCGGTCTATAGTTCCAGTACCTCACCCGAGGCGCGGCTTGCGGCACTTCGGTAAGTTGTCATGTCGATGGTTTCGGATAGGAAGCGAACCGATCCGTCCATCATTCCCATCATGCATCCGCCTGGGTGTTGGGACCCGTAGCCGCCGTTGTTGAAGGTCATCGTGAAGCCGCCATTAACCGCGGCATTGATCGGCCACTTGTGATTCTTGCTGGACAGTAACGCAACGCCGTTGTACCAGTACAATCCGCGGGTCCATGCACGATAGAAACCGTATTTCTGATAAGACAGTTCGCCGATCCCGATCGTGTTGGTCGTGCCATCGAGGATGTCTGCGAAGCGAAGGTTGCTGCGCAGTTGGAAAATGCCATCGGTCGCGTATTCGCCAAAGCTTGCGTTCTCCCGCGATGTGTCTCGCGTGTAGGTCTGCCCGGTCTGGCCGTTGGTTCCAATAGGTCCCGAATTTCCATAGTAATGGCTGGTGTAACAGTCGGCTTCGTTTGCTGCGGTGCTGACCGAATAGAGCTGAGGACCGCTGGGGCACAACAGCGTGTCGAGGCGGTTCAGTGAAATCGGCAAGTTCTGAACGTAGTTCCCATCGTAGCGGACTTGGTCGAACATCGCCTGCTGTTCCATGAACGGCAGCAGTCGGACAAAGATCCCGATCTTGCCATTGCCATCGATGCTGCTCGGCGGAAAGCGTTTGTTGATGTCGTGGTAGTTGTGCAGCGCGAGACCGAGTTGCTTCATGTTGTTGGAGCACTGCATCCGCCGCGCCGCTTCGCGAGCTGCTTGGACTGCCGGCAGCAGCAAGCCGACCAGGATGCCGATGATCGCAATCACCACCAATAATTCGACCAGCGTAAAGCCTCGCTGTGGTCCATGAAGGGGATGAATTCGCTTCATGATTTGATACCTCCCAATACGAAAAGAAAAATCTATACGGCAGCATACGCCGCCATTAAATGCCCTAGTGGCGGACAGGATATCCGTCGCCCTAGCGTAAAGGGTCATGGTAACGCATGGCGGCTCG from Rosistilla carotiformis includes the following:
- a CDS encoding DUF1559 domain-containing protein yields the protein MKRIHPLHGPQRGFTLVELLVVIAIIGILVGLLLPAVQAAREAARRMQCSNNMKQLGLALHNYHDINKRFPPSSIDGNGKIGIFVRLLPFMEQQAMFDQVRYDGNYVQNLPISLNRLDTLLCPSGPQLYSVSTAANEADCYTSHYYGNSGPIGTNGQTGQTYTRDTSRENASFGEYATDGIFQLRSNLRFADILDGTTNTIGIGELSYQKYGFYRAWTRGLYWYNGVALLSSKNHKWPINAAVNGGFTMTFNNGGYGSQHPGGCMMGMMDGSVRFLSETIDMTTYRSAASRASGEVLEL